A stretch of the Polaribacter pacificus genome encodes the following:
- the gyrA gene encoding DNA gyrase subunit A — MTDGEKLIPINIEEQMKSAYIDYSMSVIVSRALPDVRDGLKPVHRRVLFGMHELGIKATGSYKKSARIVGEVLGKYHPHGDTSVYDSMVRMAQNWSVRYMMVDGQGNFGSVDGDSPAAMRYTEVRMQKISEDMLSDIEKETVDYRLNFDDTLQEPTVLPTRIPNLLVNGASGIAVGMATNMAPHNLTEVINGTLAYINNRDIEIDELMEHIKAPDFPTGGTIYGYEGVKEAFHTGRGRIVMRAKANIEEVKGRECIIVTEIPYQVNKAEMIKKTAELVNDKKLEGIANIRDESDRNGMRIVYILKRDAVSNVVLNKLYKYTQLQTSFSVNNIALVNGRPEQLNLKQLIHYFVEHRHDVVVRRTKFELAKAEARAHILEGLIIASDNIDEVIKIIRASGNADLARESLMARFELSEIQAKAIVEMRLRQLTGLEQDKLRAEFDEIVKTIADLKDILENEDRRYQIITDELIVVRDKYGDERRSVIEYAGGDMRMEDMIPDHQVVVTISNAGYLKRTNLDEYKVQNRGGRGQKGATTRNEDFLEHLFVGTNHQYMLFFTQKGKVFWMRVYEIPEGGKNTKGRAIQNLINIEQDDKVKAFLVTQDLKDEDYVNSHYVIMATKKGQVKKTSLEQYSRPRTNGINAITIKDDDELLEAKLTSGDSQVMLALKSGKTIRFEEEKTRPMGRTASGVRGITLQNDQDEVVGMIAVDDAESNILVVSEKGYGKRSNLEDYRITNRGGKGVKTLNITEKTGGLVAIKNVTDEDDLMIINKSGITIRMAVSDLRVMGRATQGVRLINIKDSDSIAAVAKVQHEDESEDEQNENGTDVESTSTETQE; from the coding sequence ATGACAGACGGAGAAAAATTGATCCCAATTAATATTGAGGAACAAATGAAATCTGCTTACATTGATTATTCAATGTCAGTAATTGTTTCGAGAGCATTGCCAGATGTTAGAGACGGCTTAAAACCAGTCCACAGAAGAGTACTTTTTGGGATGCATGAATTGGGAATAAAAGCAACAGGTTCTTATAAGAAATCCGCAAGAATTGTTGGAGAGGTATTAGGAAAGTATCACCCACATGGAGATACTTCGGTATACGATTCAATGGTTCGAATGGCTCAAAACTGGAGTGTTCGTTATATGATGGTTGATGGACAAGGTAACTTTGGTTCTGTAGATGGCGATAGCCCTGCAGCCATGCGTTATACTGAGGTTCGTATGCAAAAAATATCTGAGGACATGTTGTCAGATATAGAGAAAGAAACCGTTGACTATAGATTAAACTTTGACGATACTTTACAAGAGCCAACTGTATTGCCTACTCGTATTCCAAACTTATTGGTAAACGGAGCTTCGGGTATTGCTGTTGGGATGGCTACAAACATGGCGCCTCACAACTTAACAGAAGTGATTAATGGTACCTTGGCTTATATCAATAATAGAGATATTGAGATTGATGAATTGATGGAGCATATAAAAGCCCCTGATTTTCCAACCGGAGGAACCATTTATGGTTATGAAGGAGTTAAAGAAGCTTTTCATACAGGTAGAGGACGTATAGTAATGCGTGCAAAAGCCAATATAGAAGAGGTGAAAGGACGTGAGTGTATCATTGTTACTGAGATTCCTTATCAGGTTAACAAAGCAGAAATGATTAAGAAAACTGCAGAGTTGGTCAACGATAAAAAACTTGAAGGGATTGCGAATATTCGCGATGAGTCTGATAGAAACGGAATGCGAATTGTATATATATTAAAAAGAGATGCGGTATCTAATGTCGTATTAAATAAATTGTATAAATATACTCAGTTGCAAACTTCATTTAGCGTTAATAATATCGCATTGGTTAATGGGCGTCCAGAGCAATTGAATTTAAAACAACTAATTCATTATTTTGTAGAGCACAGACACGATGTGGTTGTGAGAAGAACAAAATTTGAATTGGCAAAAGCAGAAGCAAGAGCTCATATCTTAGAAGGATTGATCATTGCCTCTGATAATATTGATGAGGTAATTAAAATTATTAGAGCTTCTGGAAATGCAGATTTAGCAAGAGAAAGCTTAATGGCTCGTTTTGAACTTTCTGAGATCCAAGCTAAGGCTATTGTAGAAATGCGTTTACGTCAGTTAACTGGCTTAGAGCAAGACAAGTTAAGAGCTGAGTTTGATGAGATTGTAAAAACCATTGCAGACTTAAAAGATATATTAGAAAACGAAGACAGACGTTATCAGATTATTACTGATGAGTTAATTGTTGTTCGTGATAAATACGGTGATGAGCGTAGATCAGTTATTGAGTATGCTGGTGGCGATATGAGAATGGAAGATATGATTCCTGATCATCAAGTAGTGGTTACCATTTCTAATGCTGGGTATTTAAAACGTACCAATTTAGATGAATACAAAGTACAAAATAGAGGAGGACGTGGTCAAAAAGGTGCTACTACAAGAAATGAAGATTTCTTAGAGCACTTGTTTGTGGGTACAAACCACCAATACATGTTGTTCTTTACACAAAAAGGAAAAGTATTTTGGATGCGTGTGTATGAAATACCTGAAGGTGGTAAAAACACCAAAGGTCGCGCTATTCAGAACTTGATCAATATAGAGCAAGATGATAAGGTTAAAGCCTTCTTAGTTACCCAAGATTTAAAAGATGAGGATTATGTAAATAGTCATTATGTAATCATGGCAACCAAAAAAGGCCAAGTTAAAAAGACTTCTTTAGAGCAGTATTCACGTCCTAGAACTAATGGAATTAATGCCATTACTATTAAGGATGATGATGAGTTGCTTGAAGCTAAATTAACTTCTGGAGATAGTCAAGTAATGCTTGCCTTAAAATCTGGGAAAACCATTCGTTTTGAAGAAGAAAAAACCAGACCTATGGGAAGAACAGCTTCTGGGGTTAGGGGGATTACCTTACAAAATGACCAAGATGAGGTTGTTGGAATGATTGCTGTAGATGATGCAGAAAGTAATATTTTAGTTGTTTCAGAAAAGGGCTATGGTAAGCGTTCTAATTTAGAGGATTACAGAATAACCAATAGAGGTGGAAAAGGTGTTAAGACCTTAAATATTACAGAGAAAACCGGAGGTTTAGTTGCTATTAAAAATGTAACTGATGAAGACGATTTGATGATTATCAATAAGTCTGGAATCACTATTAGAATGGCGGTTTCTGATTTAAGAGTGATGGGTAGAGCTACGCAAGGTGTTCGACTAATCAATATTAAAGATTCAGATAGTATTGCTGCTGTGGCAAAAGTACAGCACGAAGATGAATCTGAAGATGAACAAAATGAAAATGGCACGGATGTTGAAAGTACTTCAACGGAGACCCAAGAATAA
- a CDS encoding ATP-dependent Clp protease ATP-binding subunit produces MDDNFSPKVRDVITYSKDEALRLGHDFIGTEHLLLGLIRKGEGKAIEILNTFDIDLELVRKKIEKLNPASASFQNSGDLKKSLHLTRQAEKALKTTFLEAKLYQSESIDTAHLLLCILRNENDPTTKLLNNLYVDYDQAKALYKQLHTDESLDLPSSPIAETPSDDEFSTEKNNPFEQPKARTEKKSKTPVLDNFGRDLTALAEAGKLDPVVGRQKEIERVSQILSRRKKNNPMLIGEPGVGKSAIAEGLAIQIINRKVSRILFDKRIVSLDLASLVAGTKYRGQFEERMKALMNELEKNDDIILFIDEIHTIVGAGGATGSLDASNMLKPALARGEIQCIGATTLDEFRTNIEKDGALERRFQKVIVEPTTVEETIQILHNIKEKYEEHHHVDFTDDAIEACVKLTNRYMTDRYLPDKAIDAMDEAGSRIHITNIVVPKQVLALEAELESIRSKKSLAVNGQKYEEAAKLRDDEKNIEAALDSAQKQWEEDSKLNREIVTEDNVAEVVSMMTGIPVNRVAEAESSRLSELPNLIKGKVIGQDEAVTKVVKAIQRNRVGLKDPNKPIGSFIFLGQTGVGKTQLAKVLARELFDSDDSLIRVDMSEYMEKFAISRLIGAPPGYVGYEEGGQLTEKVRRKPYSVILLDEIEKAHPDVFNMLLQILDDGFITDSLGRRIDFRNTIIIMTSNIGARQLKDFGAGVGFGTASKTAQADEHAKGIIESALKKSFAPEFLNRIDDIIVFNALERADIHLIIDIELNKLLDRISDLGYTLKLTEKAKDYIADKGFDKKYGARPLKRAIQKYIEDALAEEIVSSKLAEGDTILMDLDSAKNELTIKIKKPKKKPEQKQEE; encoded by the coding sequence ATGGACGATAATTTTTCACCAAAAGTAAGAGATGTAATCACATATAGCAAAGACGAAGCTTTGCGTTTAGGTCATGATTTTATCGGGACCGAACATTTGCTATTGGGGTTGATTCGAAAAGGAGAAGGAAAAGCAATCGAAATTTTAAACACCTTTGATATCGATTTAGAATTGGTGCGCAAGAAAATCGAAAAATTAAACCCTGCTTCTGCCAGTTTTCAAAATAGCGGAGACCTTAAAAAGAGTTTACACCTTACACGACAAGCTGAAAAAGCCTTAAAAACAACTTTTTTAGAAGCCAAATTATATCAAAGCGAATCAATAGACACAGCGCATTTATTGCTGTGCATTTTACGCAATGAAAATGATCCTACAACAAAATTGCTAAACAATTTATATGTTGATTACGATCAGGCCAAAGCACTATACAAACAATTACATACCGACGAGTCTCTAGACTTGCCAAGTTCTCCTATTGCAGAAACTCCATCAGATGATGAGTTTAGCACCGAGAAGAACAATCCTTTTGAACAACCAAAAGCAAGAACTGAGAAGAAATCAAAAACACCTGTTTTAGACAACTTCGGAAGAGACTTAACAGCCTTAGCAGAAGCGGGCAAGTTAGACCCTGTTGTTGGTCGTCAAAAAGAAATCGAGCGTGTTTCACAGATTCTAAGCAGACGTAAAAAAAACAACCCAATGTTAATTGGAGAACCTGGTGTTGGAAAATCTGCCATCGCAGAAGGCCTAGCCATTCAAATTATCAACAGAAAGGTATCTCGAATCTTATTTGACAAGCGTATTGTTTCTTTAGATTTGGCCAGCTTAGTTGCAGGAACCAAATACCGTGGTCAGTTTGAAGAACGCATGAAGGCCCTAATGAATGAGCTGGAAAAAAACGATGACATTATTTTGTTTATCGATGAGATCCACACCATTGTTGGAGCTGGAGGAGCTACAGGATCTTTAGATGCCTCAAACATGCTAAAACCAGCATTGGCAAGAGGAGAAATTCAATGTATTGGAGCTACCACTCTTGATGAGTTTAGAACCAATATAGAAAAAGACGGTGCACTAGAAAGACGCTTTCAAAAGGTGATTGTAGAACCGACAACTGTAGAAGAAACCATTCAGATTTTACACAATATCAAAGAAAAATACGAAGAGCACCATCATGTAGATTTTACAGACGATGCTATTGAAGCTTGTGTAAAATTAACCAATAGATATATGACAGACCGCTACTTACCAGACAAAGCGATTGACGCGATGGATGAAGCCGGCTCTAGAATTCATATCACAAATATAGTTGTCCCAAAACAAGTCCTAGCTTTAGAAGCAGAGCTTGAAAGCATTCGCAGCAAAAAATCACTGGCAGTAAACGGCCAAAAATATGAGGAAGCTGCAAAACTTAGAGACGATGAAAAAAACATAGAAGCTGCCTTAGACTCTGCACAAAAGCAATGGGAAGAAGATTCTAAACTCAACCGAGAGATAGTTACGGAAGACAATGTGGCCGAAGTGGTATCTATGATGACTGGGATTCCAGTGAATAGAGTTGCCGAAGCAGAAAGTAGCAGACTGAGTGAGCTTCCAAACTTGATTAAAGGAAAAGTTATCGGTCAAGACGAAGCAGTTACCAAAGTAGTTAAGGCTATTCAGAGAAACCGTGTTGGACTTAAAGATCCAAATAAGCCCATAGGGTCATTTATCTTTTTAGGACAAACTGGGGTTGGGAAAACTCAATTAGCGAAGGTCTTAGCCAGAGAGCTTTTTGATTCTGATGATTCACTTATTCGCGTAGACATGAGTGAGTACATGGAGAAATTTGCCATCTCAAGACTGATTGGTGCACCTCCGGGATATGTAGGCTATGAAGAAGGCGGACAGCTAACAGAAAAAGTTAGAAGAAAACCATACTCTGTAATTCTACTTGATGAAATAGAGAAAGCGCACCCTGATGTCTTTAATATGCTTTTACAAATTTTAGACGATGGATTTATTACTGACAGCTTAGGAAGACGTATTGATTTTAGAAACACTATTATCATTATGACATCTAATATTGGCGCAAGACAGCTAAAAGATTTTGGCGCAGGCGTTGGTTTTGGAACTGCTTCTAAAACAGCACAAGCTGATGAACACGCAAAGGGAATTATAGAATCTGCCCTTAAAAAATCATTTGCTCCTGAGTTTTTAAACAGAATTGATGACATCATCGTTTTCAATGCTTTAGAAAGAGCAGATATTCATCTAATTATCGATATCGAATTAAATAAATTATTAGATCGAATTTCTGATTTGGGTTACACCCTAAAACTAACAGAAAAGGCAAAAGATTATATTGCAGACAAAGGCTTTGATAAAAAATATGGCGCAAGACCTTTAAAAAGAGCGATTCAAAAATACATAGAAGATGCTCTGGCCGAAGAAATTGTAAGCTCTAAATTAGCAGAAGGAGACACCATACTTATGGACTTAGATTCCGCTAAAAATGAGTTGACCATTAAGATTAAAAAGCCCAAAAAGAAACCTGAACAAAAACAAGAAGAATAA
- a CDS encoding TlpA family protein disulfide reductase: protein MRKILGLALALLSLQACTEENKEFASISGKIANTDAKTIVFTNGLYNKEISLNADGSFSDTIQLKNPDYFNIALNNTNVGFAYIANGFDLSLSADNNSFFESLQFEGTGSENSNFLLAQNKYGSSIGDPRNLFALDKEVFTEKLKEIRSNFDNIQKQFKGLDTDFIAENTKQNTDFFNYLENNYESQHAKAKEAAKAMEAIAKGKPSPKFKNYINYKGGKTSLDHLKGSYVYIDLWATWCNPCIAEIPALKSLEKEFHNKNIKFVSISIDDKRTAGSWENAQNKWRAMVKDKSLSGIQLFADQDLDFLQAYQVNGIPRFILIDPKGNIVDANAPRPSNPNLKNMFKKLGL, encoded by the coding sequence ATGAGAAAAATTTTAGGGCTTGCATTAGCACTACTTAGCTTGCAAGCATGTACAGAAGAGAACAAAGAATTCGCAAGTATTTCTGGTAAAATAGCAAATACAGATGCCAAAACAATTGTATTTACCAATGGTTTATACAACAAAGAAATAAGCCTGAATGCCGATGGAAGTTTTAGCGATACCATCCAATTAAAAAACCCTGATTATTTTAATATCGCACTCAACAACACCAATGTAGGTTTTGCCTATATAGCAAATGGTTTTGACCTTAGCTTAAGTGCAGACAACAATTCTTTTTTTGAAAGCTTACAATTTGAAGGAACAGGTTCAGAAAATTCTAACTTTTTGTTAGCTCAGAACAAGTATGGAAGTAGCATTGGAGATCCAAGAAATTTATTTGCACTTGACAAAGAAGTCTTTACTGAGAAACTAAAAGAAATCCGCAGTAATTTTGACAATATTCAAAAGCAGTTTAAAGGACTCGATACTGATTTTATTGCAGAGAACACAAAACAAAATACAGATTTCTTTAATTATTTAGAAAACAATTACGAGAGCCAACATGCAAAAGCTAAAGAAGCTGCAAAAGCCATGGAAGCGATCGCCAAAGGAAAACCATCTCCAAAATTTAAGAACTATATCAATTATAAAGGCGGAAAAACTTCTTTAGACCACTTAAAAGGAAGCTATGTTTACATAGACCTTTGGGCAACTTGGTGTAATCCTTGTATTGCAGAAATCCCTGCCTTAAAAAGTCTGGAAAAAGAATTCCACAATAAGAATATTAAATTTGTGAGTATCTCTATCGATGACAAAAGAACTGCTGGGAGTTGGGAAAATGCGCAAAACAAATGGAGAGCAATGGTTAAAGACAAAAGCTTATCAGGTATCCAATTGTTTGCCGATCAAGATTTAGACTTTTTACAAGCCTATCAAGTAAACGGCATTCCTCGATTTATTCTTATCGACCCTAAAGGAAACATCGTTGACGCAAACGCGCCAAGACCCTCTAATCCAAATTTAAAAAACATGTTTAAAAAGTTAGGTCTATAA
- a CDS encoding acetyl-CoA carboxylase carboxyltransferase subunit alpha, whose protein sequence is MEYLDFELPIKELEDQLDKCQIIGEESDVDVTATCKKIEKKLEKTKKEIYKNLTAWQRVQLSRHPNRPYTLDYIKAIAGDTFMEFHGDRTVKDDKAMIGGLGKIGDQSYMFIGQQKGYNTKTRQYRNFGMSNPEGYRKALRLMKMAEKFGIPVVTLIDTPGAYPGLEAEERGQGEAIARNILEMTRLKTPIIAVVIGEGASGGALGIGVGDRVLMLENSWYSVISPENCSSILWRSWAHKEQAAESLKLTAIDGKKLKIVDDIIQEPLGGAHSDRETTFKEVEKAIVAVYEDLKKLNHTDLVAKRMDKYSKMGVFKE, encoded by the coding sequence ATGGAATATTTAGATTTTGAACTGCCTATTAAAGAGCTTGAAGACCAGTTGGATAAGTGCCAAATAATTGGAGAAGAAAGTGACGTGGATGTTACGGCAACTTGTAAGAAAATAGAAAAGAAGCTAGAAAAAACAAAAAAAGAAATTTATAAGAATTTGACTGCTTGGCAACGAGTACAACTGTCTCGTCACCCAAATAGACCCTATACCTTAGATTATATCAAAGCGATTGCTGGAGATACTTTTATGGAGTTTCACGGAGACCGTACGGTTAAAGATGACAAAGCCATGATTGGTGGTTTGGGTAAGATTGGTGATCAATCGTATATGTTTATCGGTCAGCAAAAAGGATACAATACCAAAACGCGTCAGTATCGTAATTTTGGAATGTCAAATCCAGAGGGATACAGAAAAGCTTTGCGCTTGATGAAGATGGCTGAGAAGTTTGGAATTCCTGTGGTTACCCTTATTGATACTCCGGGAGCTTATCCAGGTTTAGAAGCTGAAGAGCGCGGACAAGGTGAGGCTATTGCGAGAAATATATTAGAAATGACTCGATTAAAAACTCCTATTATTGCTGTAGTTATTGGTGAAGGAGCTTCTGGTGGAGCTTTAGGGATAGGTGTTGGAGACCGTGTGCTGATGTTAGAGAATTCTTGGTATTCTGTAATTTCTCCAGAAAACTGTTCTTCTATTTTATGGAGAAGCTGGGCGCATAAAGAGCAGGCAGCAGAGTCTTTAAAATTGACAGCCATTGACGGAAAAAAGCTTAAAATTGTAGATGATATTATTCAAGAGCCTTTAGGAGGTGCTCACTCTGATAGAGAGACTACTTTTAAAGAAGTAGAAAAAGCGATCGTTGCAGTTTATGAAGACTTAAAGAAGTTAAATCACACTGATTTAGTCGCAAAAAGAATGGATAAGTATTCTAAAATGGGTGTCTTTAAAGAGTAG
- a CDS encoding DMT family transporter, with protein sequence MQENKLQNYALLHFIVFIWGFTAILGALISIDAIPLVWYRMLLAAVFILIYFIIKKKRFRVERKALFKFALIGAIIALHWITFFKSVKVSTVSIALVTMSTGAFFTSLIEPFFYKRRIKSVELILGLIVVIGLYIIFNFESQYTLGIVLALISASLSATFSVLNGLAVKTHEPDVISFYQLLFGAGFISIYLLFSGGFDAQFFDISGLDWFYLLVLSSICTAYAFIVSVKVMKYLTPYTVMLTVNLEPVYAIVFALLIFGEKEQMNPGFYLGGSIVIFVVLLNGLLKNKTYLKKKLRGSK encoded by the coding sequence ATGCAAGAAAATAAATTACAGAACTATGCCTTGCTGCATTTTATCGTTTTTATTTGGGGCTTTACAGCCATATTAGGTGCGCTTATTAGTATCGATGCAATCCCCTTGGTTTGGTATAGGATGTTGTTGGCAGCTGTTTTTATTTTGATTTATTTTATCATCAAAAAGAAACGCTTTAGGGTTGAGCGAAAGGCCTTGTTTAAATTTGCCTTGATTGGTGCTATCATTGCGCTGCATTGGATCACTTTTTTTAAATCAGTAAAAGTCTCTACCGTATCAATTGCCCTAGTAACCATGAGTACGGGTGCTTTTTTTACCTCTTTAATAGAGCCCTTTTTTTACAAACGCAGAATTAAAAGTGTAGAGTTAATCCTTGGCCTAATTGTGGTCATAGGCTTGTACATTATTTTTAATTTTGAATCTCAATATACCTTAGGTATCGTACTTGCCTTGATTTCTGCATCCTTATCAGCAACATTTTCTGTTTTAAATGGTTTGGCTGTTAAAACTCATGAGCCAGATGTGATTTCATTTTACCAACTGCTTTTTGGCGCTGGTTTTATAAGTATTTACCTGCTGTTTTCTGGTGGGTTTGATGCTCAGTTTTTTGATATCTCGGGCTTAGATTGGTTTTATTTATTGGTCTTAAGTAGTATTTGTACCGCCTATGCATTTATTGTTTCTGTTAAGGTGATGAAGTATTTAACGCCTTATACAGTTATGCTAACCGTAAACCTTGAACCGGTATACGCAATTGTTTTTGCTCTGTTAATTTTTGGAGAAAAAGAGCAAATGAATCCGGGCTTCTACTTAGGAGGTTCTATTGTGATCTTTGTAGTTTTGCTCAACGGTTTATTAAAAAACAAAACATATTTAAAGAAGAAGTTAAGGGGTTCTAAATAA
- a CDS encoding LptF/LptG family permease, producing MKIIDSYILKRYLVTFVFTLLILIPIAVAIDIAEKIDKFLNSDTITLVEIVYDYYLNFIIYYVNTFMPLALFVAVIFFTSKLSNNTEIIAINNAKISFTRFLYPYMLGATMVTLLALLMNHFVVPNSSKVRKGFENTYLVKKKYSDNQVKQFSLQLSDSTYMYLQTYDLRNNSGYNFSTEVYDGLTLSYKLTADLIKWIDKDSLFRLSNYQIRRINKNAKDSVFKGATLDTVFPFTPKDFVYKAALAQEMPSDELIEFINTSKKRGVKNLNAYLVELHKRTSLPVASYFLTIIAVALAFRKRRGGTGVNLAVGFGLMFVYIFFLKVSEVLGAVAGANSLLSVWVPNMVFGLLALFLYINARK from the coding sequence TTGAAAATAATTGATTCTTACATATTAAAACGGTATCTGGTAACTTTTGTATTTACCTTACTTATCTTGATACCCATAGCTGTGGCTATTGATATTGCTGAGAAAATTGATAAATTTTTAAATTCTGATACCATTACTTTGGTAGAAATCGTTTATGATTACTACCTGAATTTTATCATCTACTACGTCAATACTTTTATGCCATTGGCGCTGTTTGTGGCCGTCATCTTTTTTACTTCTAAGCTGTCTAACAACACCGAGATTATTGCCATTAACAATGCAAAAATTTCATTTACTCGATTTTTATATCCGTATATGCTTGGTGCAACCATGGTGACGCTTCTAGCTTTGCTGATGAATCATTTTGTGGTTCCTAATTCTAGTAAGGTTAGAAAGGGTTTTGAAAATACCTACTTGGTCAAAAAAAAATACAGTGACAATCAGGTCAAGCAATTTAGTTTGCAGTTGAGTGATAGTACTTATATGTATTTGCAGACCTATGATTTAAGGAATAACAGCGGGTATAATTTTTCTACAGAAGTATACGACGGCTTAACGCTGTCTTATAAGCTAACTGCAGATCTGATTAAATGGATTGATAAAGACAGCCTGTTTAGACTTTCAAATTACCAGATTAGACGAATCAATAAGAACGCAAAAGACAGTGTTTTTAAGGGGGCTACTTTAGATACTGTTTTCCCTTTTACGCCCAAAGATTTTGTTTACAAAGCTGCTTTGGCACAAGAAATGCCATCAGATGAGTTGATTGAGTTTATCAATACCTCTAAAAAAAGAGGCGTAAAAAACCTCAATGCCTATTTGGTTGAGCTGCACAAAAGAACCAGTTTGCCAGTAGCCTCTTATTTTTTAACCATCATTGCCGTAGCCTTGGCTTTTAGAAAAAGAAGAGGCGGAACAGGAGTTAATTTGGCTGTTGGATTTGGGTTGATGTTTGTTTATATTTTCTTTTTAAAAGTATCTGAAGTCTTAGGTGCCGTTGCTGGTGCAAATTCATTGCTTTCAGTTTGGGTGCCAAATATGGTCTTTGGATTGTTGGCTTTATTTCTATATATCAATGCAAGAAAATAA
- the tgt gene encoding tRNA guanosine(34) transglycosylase Tgt, with the protein MKFDLKITDPKTKARAGVITTDHGTIETPIFMPVGTVGTVKGVHQSELKNEINPDIILGNTYHLYLRPKTDILEQAGGLHKFMNWDRNILTDSGGYQVYSLSGRRKIKEEGVKFKSHIDGSYHVFTPENVMEIQRKIGADIIMAFDECTPYPCDYNYAKRSMHMTHRWLKRCITHLEKTPLRYDYDQAFFPIVQGSTYKDLRKQSAEFIASVGAEGNAIGGLSVGEPAEELYAMTEVVCEILPEDKPRYLMGVGTPINILENIALGVDMFDCVMPTRNARNGMLFTAHGTINIKNKKWENDFSALDPMDITFVDTLYSKAYLRHLFASNELLGKQIASIHNLGFYLWLTREARKHILAGDFAEWKNTMVNQMNKRL; encoded by the coding sequence ATGAAATTTGACTTAAAAATAACAGACCCTAAGACCAAGGCAAGAGCCGGTGTTATTACCACAGATCACGGAACCATAGAAACTCCTATTTTTATGCCCGTAGGAACTGTTGGAACTGTAAAAGGAGTACATCAATCCGAACTAAAAAACGAAATCAATCCCGATATTATTTTGGGGAATACCTACCACTTGTATTTACGTCCTAAGACGGATATTTTAGAGCAGGCTGGAGGTCTTCATAAATTTATGAACTGGGATCGTAATATCTTAACAGATTCTGGAGGTTACCAAGTGTACTCACTTTCTGGAAGAAGAAAAATAAAAGAAGAAGGCGTAAAGTTTAAGAGTCATATAGACGGTTCTTACCATGTTTTTACACCAGAAAACGTGATGGAAATTCAACGAAAGATTGGAGCTGATATCATCATGGCATTTGATGAGTGTACACCCTATCCTTGTGATTATAATTATGCAAAGCGATCGATGCATATGACGCATCGCTGGTTAAAACGCTGTATAACTCACTTAGAAAAAACACCATTACGTTACGATTACGATCAGGCATTTTTTCCGATTGTACAAGGAAGTACTTATAAAGATTTAAGAAAGCAATCTGCAGAATTCATTGCCTCTGTTGGTGCTGAAGGAAATGCAATTGGTGGACTTTCTGTTGGTGAGCCAGCAGAAGAACTCTATGCAATGACAGAAGTTGTTTGTGAGATTTTACCAGAAGACAAGCCGCGTTATTTAATGGGGGTAGGGACTCCTATCAATATTTTAGAGAACATCGCTTTGGGTGTTGATATGTTTGATTGTGTAATGCCTACAAGAAATGCTAGAAACGGTATGTTGTTTACAGCGCATGGTACCATCAATATTAAAAATAAAAAGTGGGAGAATGACTTTTCTGCACTAGATCCTATGGATATTACTTTTGTAGATACTCTGTATTCTAAAGCCTATTTAAGACATTTGTTTGCGTCTAATGAACTGCTTGGAAAACAGATTGCATCCATTCACAACCTTGGTTTTTACCTTTGGTTAACTCGTGAAGCAAGAAAACATATCTTAGCAGGAGATTTTGCCGAATGGAAAAACACCATGGTCAATCAAATGAACAAACGATTGTAA